A region of Haloplanus sp. XH21 DNA encodes the following proteins:
- the meaB gene encoding methylmalonyl Co-A mutase-associated GTPase MeaB: MSAGDAERLVDDVLDGDHRALARTITKIENREDGYRDIVSALHAHTGGASVVGVTGSPGAGKSTLVDKLAKRYREAGLTVGVIAVDPSSPYTGGAVLGDRIRMASNVGDMDVFFRSMSARGQLGGLSTATADAITALDAFGKDRIIVETVGAGQNEVDVVRTADTVVVLVQPGSGDDVQMLKAGILEIGDVFVVNKADMDGAATTVTDIEEMLHMRDGSPPAGAGHHGIQFDDGATDDAEATDDWEPSVVETIATEGEGVGELIDALDAHYDHLRETGELERKERTRYAEEIRQLLRADAAALLEDELDRHGGMDHLVDAVQAREIDPYTVAERVIDPLADCVERRRE; the protein is encoded by the coding sequence ATGAGCGCGGGCGACGCGGAGCGTCTCGTCGACGACGTTCTCGACGGCGACCACCGAGCGCTCGCCCGCACCATCACGAAAATCGAGAACCGCGAAGACGGCTACCGGGACATCGTCTCCGCGCTCCATGCCCACACGGGCGGGGCGTCGGTCGTCGGCGTCACCGGCAGTCCCGGCGCGGGCAAGTCGACGCTCGTCGACAAACTCGCCAAGCGGTATCGGGAAGCGGGGCTCACCGTCGGCGTCATCGCCGTCGACCCCTCGTCGCCGTACACCGGCGGCGCCGTCCTCGGGGACCGCATCCGCATGGCCTCGAACGTCGGCGACATGGACGTGTTCTTCCGGTCGATGAGCGCGCGCGGCCAACTCGGTGGCCTCTCGACGGCCACCGCCGACGCCATCACGGCGCTCGACGCCTTCGGGAAAGACCGCATCATCGTCGAGACGGTGGGCGCCGGACAGAACGAGGTGGACGTGGTCCGGACCGCCGACACCGTCGTCGTCCTGGTCCAGCCGGGCAGCGGCGACGACGTGCAGATGCTCAAGGCGGGCATCCTCGAAATCGGCGACGTGTTCGTCGTCAACAAGGCCGACATGGACGGCGCCGCGACGACGGTGACGGACATCGAGGAGATGCTCCACATGCGCGACGGCTCCCCACCGGCCGGTGCCGGCCACCACGGCATACAGTTCGACGACGGCGCGACCGACGATGCCGAGGCGACCGACGACTGGGAACCGAGCGTCGTCGAAACCATCGCCACCGAAGGCGAGGGCGTCGGCGAACTGATCGACGCGCTCGACGCCCACTACGACCATCTCCGGGAGACGGGCGAACTCGAACGCAAGGAGCGCACCCGCTACGCGGAAGAGATACGCCAACTGCTCCGGGCCGACGCAGCGGCGCTGCTGGAGGACGAACTCGACCGCCACGGCGGGATGGACCACCTCGTCGACGCCGTACAGGCGCGCGAAATCGATCCCTACACCGTCGCCGAACGGGTCATCGACCCGCTCGCGGACTGCGTGGAGCGCCGTCGGGAGTGA
- a CDS encoding DICT sensory domain-containing protein encodes MTDLPESLAAFIDRGEARDLSLAVVNRTHPQTIHDMVAERRLPDADEDLVLLLEGGEVVASSPLSALEDEILLVNSDLYSTGTKSLEDATVPDVIANVEETAFRLRGYPASHSEKLPLIIVSRYIERVAWKQGSGRLQSSFQRLFRLDDEHGTRAVYEQLAETGLDVHVYGVPDWVPPPSFSGVVHAGYHGEFRSSWFVVYHSEDDDRTAALVAERVADDEWEALWTVQPGRVRAVNATSNGRCDRRRQPAPTARAASPSMRRRSNTPATRQARIPPYSTKCTGLSGASSASMAAIPRPYATTPPPTAGRTRIRVAQANAAPRPTAAAPTTASVTASPTTADTAVQ; translated from the coding sequence ATGACGGACCTCCCCGAATCGTTAGCCGCCTTCATCGACCGCGGCGAGGCGCGCGACCTGTCGCTGGCCGTCGTCAACCGCACGCATCCCCAGACGATTCACGACATGGTCGCGGAACGTCGGCTGCCTGACGCCGACGAGGATCTCGTGCTGTTGCTCGAAGGCGGCGAGGTCGTCGCCTCGTCCCCGCTCTCGGCGCTGGAAGACGAGATCCTGCTTGTCAACTCCGACCTCTACAGCACGGGGACGAAATCGCTCGAAGACGCCACGGTGCCCGATGTCATCGCGAACGTAGAGGAGACGGCCTTCCGCCTCCGCGGCTATCCGGCGTCGCACTCGGAGAAACTGCCGCTGATCATCGTCTCGCGATATATCGAGCGGGTGGCCTGGAAGCAGGGCTCCGGACGCCTCCAGTCGTCCTTTCAGCGGCTCTTCCGCCTCGACGACGAGCACGGAACCAGAGCCGTCTACGAGCAACTCGCGGAGACGGGCCTCGATGTCCACGTCTATGGCGTGCCGGACTGGGTGCCGCCGCCGTCGTTCTCGGGCGTCGTCCACGCGGGCTACCACGGCGAGTTCCGCTCCTCGTGGTTCGTCGTCTACCACAGCGAGGACGACGACCGGACGGCCGCACTCGTCGCGGAACGGGTCGCCGACGACGAGTGGGAGGCACTCTGGACGGTCCAACCGGGGCGCGTTCGCGCCGTCAACGCTACATCGAACGGGCGCTGTGACCGGCGCCGTCAACCCGCGCCGACCGCCCGCGCCGCATCCCCGTCGATGCGCCGCCGGAGCAACACGCCCGCGACGAGACAGGCCAGGATACCACCGTACAGCACGAAATGCACGGGGCTGTCGGGCGCGAGCAGCGCCTCGATGGCCGCCATCCCGAGACCGTACGCAACGACGCCGCCGCCGACGGCGGGACGGACCCGGATCCGCGTGGCCCAGGCGAACGCCGCGCCAAGACCGACGGCGGCGGCGCCGACCACGGCGAGCGTGACCGCGTCGCCGACGACGGCCGACACGGCGGTCCAGTAG
- a CDS encoding thiolase domain-containing protein gives MTGVRIAGVGTTQFGRQPERTGRDLFAEAALAARTDAGIDPDDIEGINYGNFMGALAERQGHQAPLMAEMVGTNCPATRYEEACASAGVAVREAVRTVRSGESDVVLVGGCERMTNLSTADVTEGLATAADDLYEIQAGITFPGAYALMARSYFEQFGGSREDLAHIAVKNHDNALPNETAQFHREVTVEEVLDAPMVSDPIGLLDACPVTDGASAVVLVSDDYAAANDLDAPVSITGSGQGGDNLALQDRENLAVTPATERAATEAYDDAGRSPADIDAVEVHDCFTIAEVMALEGLGFYDHGDGVGAAKRGETTATGERPVNLSGGLKAKGHPVGATGASQIAEMTKLLRGDHPNSDYVDDASVGLTHNAGGTVASAVVHLLEVDR, from the coding sequence ATGACAGGCGTACGAATCGCCGGCGTCGGAACGACGCAGTTCGGGCGGCAACCGGAGCGGACCGGCCGTGATCTGTTTGCGGAGGCCGCTCTCGCTGCGCGCACCGACGCGGGAATCGATCCCGACGACATCGAGGGGATCAACTACGGGAACTTCATGGGCGCGCTGGCCGAGCGTCAGGGCCATCAGGCCCCGCTCATGGCTGAGATGGTCGGGACGAACTGTCCGGCCACTCGCTACGAGGAGGCGTGTGCGTCGGCTGGCGTGGCGGTCCGGGAGGCCGTTCGGACCGTCCGATCCGGCGAGAGCGATGTCGTCCTCGTCGGCGGGTGTGAGCGGATGACGAACCTCTCGACGGCCGACGTGACCGAAGGACTCGCCACCGCCGCCGACGATCTCTACGAGATCCAGGCTGGAATCACCTTCCCCGGTGCGTACGCGCTGATGGCGCGGTCGTATTTCGAGCAGTTCGGCGGCTCGCGCGAGGATCTCGCCCACATCGCGGTGAAAAACCACGACAACGCGCTCCCCAACGAAACGGCCCAGTTCCACCGGGAGGTCACCGTCGAGGAGGTGCTCGACGCGCCGATGGTGTCGGATCCGATCGGCCTGCTCGACGCGTGCCCCGTCACCGACGGCGCGAGCGCGGTGGTCCTCGTCAGCGACGACTACGCCGCCGCGAACGACCTCGACGCTCCCGTCTCGATCACGGGGAGCGGCCAGGGCGGCGACAACCTCGCGCTCCAGGACCGGGAGAACCTGGCGGTCACGCCCGCGACGGAACGCGCGGCCACCGAGGCCTACGACGACGCCGGTCGGTCCCCCGCGGACATCGACGCCGTCGAGGTCCACGACTGTTTCACCATCGCCGAGGTGATGGCGCTCGAAGGGCTGGGATTCTACGACCACGGCGACGGCGTCGGTGCCGCGAAGCGTGGCGAGACGACGGCGACTGGCGAACGACCGGTCAACCTCTCGGGGGGTCTGAAGGCCAAGGGCCACCCCGTCGGCGCCACCGGCGCCAGTCAGATCGCCGAGATGACGAAACTCCTCCGCGGCGACCATCCGAACAGCGACTACGTCGACGACGCGTCGGTCGGTCTCACGCACAACGCGGGTGGGACCGTGGCGTCTGCCGTCGTTCATCTGCTGGAGGTGGACCGATGA
- a CDS encoding alpha/beta fold hydrolase: protein MRLRRLAATAVGLGGAAVAGDRLLRSAAGELEPALDATEETYRWRGMDVAYAEAGDPDDPDMVCLHGINAVGTSGEFRQVVDDLAEDHHVVAPDFPGFGRSDRPPLRYSAPLYEDFVADFLSEFEEPTVVASSLAGAYAARAVADPGVDAASLALVCPTTVAGPEPPKAWLRELLRSPVVGTVLFDALVSNPSIRYFNADHAYADPDAVSPAWTDYQWRTAHQPGARYAVASFVAGHCNSSLDLGGALRTAEMPVTLLWGRDATLPPLSRGRDLAQQADARLVVFDHTKLLPHVEHPEAFVDAVREAT, encoded by the coding sequence ATGAGACTCAGACGCCTCGCGGCCACGGCCGTCGGCCTCGGCGGTGCCGCCGTCGCCGGTGACCGCCTCCTTCGCTCCGCCGCCGGCGAACTCGAACCCGCGCTCGACGCAACCGAGGAGACGTATCGCTGGCGAGGCATGGATGTCGCCTACGCCGAGGCCGGCGACCCCGACGACCCCGATATGGTCTGCCTGCACGGCATCAACGCCGTCGGAACGAGCGGCGAGTTCCGGCAGGTGGTCGACGATCTCGCGGAAGACCACCACGTCGTCGCCCCCGATTTTCCGGGGTTCGGCCGCTCGGACCGACCGCCGCTTCGCTACTCCGCGCCGCTCTACGAGGACTTCGTCGCGGACTTCCTGAGCGAGTTCGAGGAACCGACAGTCGTCGCCTCGTCGCTCGCGGGAGCGTACGCCGCCCGCGCCGTGGCCGACCCCGGCGTCGACGCCGCATCGCTCGCCCTCGTCTGTCCGACGACCGTCGCCGGTCCCGAACCGCCGAAGGCGTGGCTGCGGGAACTCCTCCGGTCGCCCGTAGTCGGAACCGTACTGTTCGACGCCCTCGTCTCGAACCCCTCGATCCGATATTTCAACGCGGATCACGCCTACGCCGACCCCGACGCCGTCTCGCCGGCGTGGACCGACTACCAGTGGCGCACAGCCCACCAACCGGGCGCGCGCTACGCGGTCGCGTCCTTCGTCGCCGGTCACTGCAACTCGTCGCTGGACCTCGGCGGGGCGCTTCGGACGGCCGAGATGCCGGTCACGCTCCTCTGGGGACGTGACGCGACGCTACCGCCCCTCTCCCGGGGGCGTGATCTGGCCCAGCAGGCGGACGCGCGGCTGGTCGTCTTCGATCACACCAAACTCCTGCCGCACGTCGAACATCCCGAGGCGTTCGTCGACGCGGTTCGCGAGGCTACCTAG
- a CDS encoding DCC1-like thiol-disulfide oxidoreductase family protein, with protein sequence MSDATLVYDDHCGFCTWWAALIANRTDLDLVGFSELSDRLRDRLPASYERCAHLVTDDTVYSCGAAIEEALLRTDSGAELGPVVAFLRQFEDYERLRERAYRWAADNRDTLGAIVSKTPPAERDSDDDRSE encoded by the coding sequence ATGTCCGACGCAACGCTCGTGTACGACGACCACTGTGGGTTCTGCACGTGGTGGGCGGCTCTGATCGCGAACCGGACCGACCTCGATCTGGTCGGCTTCTCGGAACTCTCGGATCGCCTGCGCGACCGACTGCCGGCGTCGTACGAACGCTGTGCCCATCTCGTGACCGACGACACGGTGTACTCGTGTGGCGCCGCCATCGAGGAGGCACTGCTCCGGACGGACTCCGGCGCTGAATTGGGGCCGGTCGTTGCCTTCCTCCGCCAGTTCGAGGATTACGAACGCCTCCGCGAGCGGGCGTATCGCTGGGCGGCGGACAATCGGGACACGCTGGGAGCCATCGTCTCGAAGACGCCGCCGGCGGAACGCGACTCGGACGACGACCGGAGTGAGTGA
- a CDS encoding M28 family peptidase, protein MSRWIGETFTSDVGWDHLERLVDIGDRMAGGPGEREALEATRDALADVGARDAHVEPFEIQGWRRGSSGIDTSDGEAESIALPRSPAGTVTGPLVDCGDGLPGDFETDLDGAVVVVSSTVPDHYDRFIHRREKYYRAVEAGAAAFVFRNHVPGCLAPTGSVGTDDAPLGPIPAVGVSKETGMRLCRRDAGETVTVSVDCATPMAESGVVRADIGPDTDDAVYLTSHVDAHDIAEGAMDNAAGTATVLEVTRALLDREADLDRRVRIVCFGAEEVGLRGSKREAARVESSSIHAVVNCDGVCRGRTLEWHTHGADDLGAAVNAVADRLGHPVTVRPSQHPHSDHWPFVARGVPGLLVSSEGDERGRGWGHTRADTLDKLERRTLREGAILVASLVSEVAGAEIERRSPEAIADALEREDLAEGMRATGDWPF, encoded by the coding sequence ATGAGCCGCTGGATCGGCGAGACGTTCACGAGCGACGTGGGGTGGGACCATCTGGAGCGACTGGTCGACATCGGCGACCGCATGGCCGGCGGGCCGGGCGAGCGCGAAGCACTGGAAGCGACCCGAGACGCCCTCGCCGACGTGGGGGCGCGCGACGCCCACGTCGAACCGTTCGAGATCCAGGGCTGGCGCCGGGGATCGAGCGGCATCGACACGTCCGACGGCGAGGCCGAATCGATCGCGCTCCCCCGGAGTCCGGCGGGGACCGTCACCGGCCCGCTCGTGGACTGCGGTGACGGCCTTCCCGGGGACTTCGAGACCGACCTCGACGGCGCGGTAGTGGTCGTCTCCTCGACGGTGCCGGACCACTACGACCGGTTCATCCACCGCCGGGAGAAATACTACCGGGCGGTCGAGGCCGGCGCCGCCGCCTTCGTCTTTCGCAACCACGTACCCGGGTGTCTCGCGCCGACCGGCAGCGTCGGCACCGACGACGCGCCGCTCGGACCCATCCCCGCCGTCGGCGTCAGCAAGGAGACGGGGATGCGCCTGTGCCGCCGCGACGCGGGCGAGACCGTCACCGTCTCCGTCGACTGCGCGACCCCGATGGCCGAGAGCGGCGTCGTCCGCGCCGACATCGGCCCCGACACCGACGACGCGGTGTATCTGACCAGCCACGTCGACGCCCACGACATCGCCGAGGGCGCCATGGACAACGCCGCGGGGACGGCCACGGTGCTCGAAGTCACGCGAGCGCTGCTGGACCGCGAGGCCGACCTCGACCGACGCGTCAGGATCGTCTGCTTCGGCGCCGAGGAGGTCGGCCTCCGCGGATCGAAACGCGAGGCAGCCCGGGTGGAGTCGTCGTCTATCCACGCCGTCGTCAACTGCGACGGCGTCTGCCGGGGACGGACGCTCGAATGGCACACCCACGGCGCCGACGACCTCGGGGCCGCCGTCAACGCCGTCGCCGACCGCCTCGGACACCCCGTCACCGTCCGCCCGAGCCAGCACCCACACAGCGACCACTGGCCGTTCGTCGCGCGGGGCGTACCCGGACTGCTGGTGTCGAGCGAGGGCGACGAACGCGGTCGCGGCTGGGGCCACACCCGCGCGGACACGCTCGACAAACTGGAGCGCCGGACGCTCCGCGAGGGGGCCATCCTCGTGGCGTCGCTCGTCTCTGAGGTCGCAGGCGCGGAGATCGAGCGGCGATCGCCCGAGGCCATCGCCGACGCCCTCGAACGCGAGGATCTGGCCGAGGGGATGCGCGCGACCGGCGACTGGCCGTTCTGA
- a CDS encoding tubulin/FtsZ family protein translates to MNLALVGVGETGSRIVDRIIETEAETGRSFSQGDALVCEISQTATVELNAVPEERHVLIGDTHQQIIEHGVDGDPDLAAEVTRADLPEIRRAFDSLSIQEADGVLVVTDLGSGTGSGAGSVLIEELQATHDEPVYALGVLPAESDGGGSALNAARALRSIVPAAENMITFDHETWRKDEDGEYAIDALATRVVTLFAAGEFDSSTVAENAADSSDLIRTFAPGGLSSIGYASTDVESDTPGLLARLLPWFGGGSDSEDDTTDAAKVKALVRQATGARLTMPCEVSSAERALVVLSGPPSELSRRGFESARQWLEQEADTVEILAGDDPREQSTTLEAVVLLSNVTDVPRIDALQSQAVDHKHAADETAAADDAE, encoded by the coding sequence ATGAATCTCGCACTCGTCGGAGTCGGTGAGACCGGTAGTCGAATCGTCGATCGGATCATTGAGACCGAGGCGGAGACCGGTCGGTCTTTTTCGCAGGGAGACGCCCTCGTGTGCGAGATCTCCCAGACGGCGACCGTCGAACTCAACGCCGTTCCGGAGGAACGACACGTCCTGATCGGGGATACGCATCAGCAGATCATCGAGCACGGCGTCGATGGCGATCCGGATCTCGCCGCCGAAGTCACGCGAGCCGACCTCCCCGAAATCCGCCGAGCGTTCGACTCACTCTCGATACAGGAGGCAGACGGGGTGCTCGTGGTCACCGACCTCGGGAGCGGGACCGGCAGCGGCGCCGGCTCCGTGCTCATCGAGGAACTACAGGCGACACACGACGAACCGGTGTACGCCCTCGGCGTCCTGCCGGCCGAGTCTGACGGGGGCGGGTCGGCGCTGAACGCCGCTCGTGCGCTCCGCTCGATCGTCCCCGCGGCGGAGAACATGATCACGTTCGACCACGAGACGTGGCGGAAGGACGAAGACGGCGAGTATGCGATCGACGCGCTCGCGACGCGTGTCGTGACGCTGTTCGCGGCGGGCGAGTTCGATTCGTCGACGGTCGCCGAGAACGCGGCGGATTCGAGCGACCTCATCCGGACGTTCGCGCCAGGCGGTCTCTCGTCGATCGGCTACGCCTCGACCGACGTCGAGTCGGACACGCCGGGGCTGCTTGCTCGATTGCTCCCGTGGTTCGGTGGCGGAAGTGATAGTGAGGACGACACGACCGACGCGGCGAAAGTCAAAGCACTCGTCCGGCAGGCCACTGGCGCGCGTCTCACGATGCCGTGTGAGGTGTCGAGCGCTGAACGCGCACTGGTGGTGCTCTCGGGCCCGCCGTCGGAGCTGTCCCGCCGCGGGTTCGAGAGCGCTCGCCAGTGGCTCGAACAGGAAGCCGATACCGTCGAGATTTTGGCTGGCGACGATCCCCGAGAGCAGTCGACCACCCTCGAAGCCGTCGTCCTGCTTTCGAACGTCACGGACGTTCCGCGTATCGACGCCCTCCAGAGTCAGGCTGTCGACCACAAACACGCCGCCGACGAGACGGCGGCAGCCGATGACGCGGAGTGA
- a CDS encoding ferritin family protein produces the protein MSVSHRVGSDHQLARLLQIGIVLEEVVEARAHHHYQSLDSESDLDPEIEALLADAAEESATHRKRLEDLIADLDAESIPFEDIEALVEAQYAQTKPEDFDGVLYDQLCNEETAYKFYDDLVSAIEASDARFSVDRDRLLDVLRSIREEEAEGVEEVATIMEERD, from the coding sequence ATGAGCGTCAGCCATCGGGTCGGATCCGATCACCAGCTCGCCCGCCTCCTCCAGATCGGCATCGTCCTCGAGGAAGTCGTCGAAGCGCGGGCGCACCACCACTACCAGTCGCTCGACTCGGAGTCGGATCTCGATCCCGAGATCGAGGCGTTGCTGGCCGACGCCGCCGAGGAGTCAGCCACCCACCGCAAGCGCCTGGAGGATCTGATCGCGGATCTCGACGCGGAGAGCATCCCGTTCGAGGACATCGAGGCGCTGGTCGAGGCCCAGTACGCCCAGACCAAACCAGAGGACTTCGACGGCGTGCTCTACGACCAGCTCTGCAACGAGGAGACGGCGTACAAGTTCTACGACGACCTCGTGTCGGCGATCGAGGCCAGCGACGCGCGCTTTTCGGTGGACCGGGACCGACTGCTCGACGTGCTGCGGTCGATCCGCGAGGAGGAAGCCGAGGGCGTCGAAGAAGTGGCGACAATCATGGAGGAACGCGATTAG
- a CDS encoding tubulin/FtsZ family protein produces the protein MKLATIGVGNAGSKIVDRMVEFESRTNRDLCRHVHAINTARTDLAKPDYIPEDRRVLIGDTNQKAKGHGVGGDVEVGAEVASADIDEIRRAFDDVEIHEVDAILVVSGLGGGTGSGGGPVVIDALQEMYDEPVYALGVLPGEYEGGRPALNAARSLQSFVTKVGNFIGFDNDAWRARDQTIEEGYEQMNRELAARLVTLLAAGETDESEVAENAMDSSDIIRTLDTGGVSSIGYAATQVDNDAAEGLLDRWSTDQEGSLEDGSQATKIKGLVRRAVNSRLTLPAEVSSADRALVVLSGPPSEFSRKGIESARQWLEQEADTVEVLVGDDPRRQSSQLAAAVLLSNVTETPRIDAIQNQAVDAQEKIAEQEAVREEEINDLITDDNNDLDPVV, from the coding sequence ATGAAGCTCGCCACAATCGGCGTCGGGAATGCCGGAAGCAAGATCGTCGACCGGATGGTCGAATTCGAGTCTCGGACCAACCGCGATCTCTGTCGGCACGTACACGCCATCAACACGGCTCGGACAGACCTTGCGAAACCCGATTACATCCCGGAAGACCGCCGGGTCCTGATCGGGGACACGAACCAGAAGGCCAAGGGCCACGGCGTCGGCGGGGACGTGGAAGTCGGGGCCGAGGTCGCCTCCGCGGACATCGACGAGATCCGCCGGGCGTTCGACGACGTGGAGATCCACGAGGTGGACGCGATCCTCGTGGTCTCCGGACTCGGCGGCGGCACCGGAAGCGGTGGCGGCCCCGTCGTCATCGACGCCCTCCAAGAGATGTACGACGAACCGGTGTACGCCCTCGGCGTCCTCCCCGGCGAGTACGAAGGCGGACGACCAGCCCTGAACGCCGCCCGATCCCTCCAGTCGTTCGTCACGAAGGTCGGCAACTTCATCGGCTTCGACAACGACGCCTGGCGGGCACGCGATCAGACCATCGAAGAGGGGTACGAGCAGATGAACCGAGAGCTGGCCGCACGGCTCGTCACCCTGCTCGCGGCGGGCGAAACCGACGAGTCGGAGGTCGCGGAGAACGCGATGGACTCCAGCGACATCATCCGCACCCTCGACACGGGTGGGGTGTCCTCTATCGGCTACGCCGCGACCCAGGTCGACAACGACGCCGCGGAAGGGCTGCTTGACCGCTGGAGCACGGACCAAGAGGGATCGCTGGAGGACGGGAGCCAAGCGACGAAGATCAAGGGCCTCGTGCGACGGGCTGTCAACTCCCGGCTCACCCTCCCGGCCGAAGTGTCGAGCGCCGACCGAGCGCTCGTCGTGCTGTCGGGACCGCCGAGCGAGTTCTCCCGCAAAGGTATCGAGAGCGCGCGCCAGTGGCTCGAACAGGAGGCTGACACGGTGGAGGTGCTCGTGGGCGACGATCCGCGACGACAGTCGTCGCAACTCGCCGCTGCGGTTCTCCTCTCGAACGTCACCGAGACGCCGCGAATCGATGCCATCCAGAACCAGGCCGTCGACGCTCAGGAGAAGATCGCCGAGCAGGAGGCCGTGCGCGAGGAGGAGATCAACGACCTGATCACCGACGACAACAACGACCTCGATCCGGTCGTCTAG
- a CDS encoding metal-dependent transcriptional regulator has protein sequence MNTADQYLKAIYLIQEMEDGPASTGALADMLDVSPASANEMIGKLEARDLADHEKYKGVRLTDEGIARARDAIQTYCIIERFLANVLDVEDFRAEARELEAVIDDTVAERLDTIINRNPNCPDCFDAETDACRELEVECERPAK, from the coding sequence ATGAACACGGCAGACCAGTATCTCAAAGCAATCTACCTGATCCAGGAGATGGAAGACGGTCCGGCATCGACCGGGGCGCTCGCGGACATGCTCGACGTGAGCCCCGCGAGCGCGAACGAGATGATCGGCAAACTCGAAGCCCGCGACCTCGCGGACCACGAGAAATACAAGGGCGTCCGTCTCACGGACGAGGGGATCGCTCGCGCCCGCGACGCGATCCAGACCTACTGTATCATCGAGCGGTTCCTCGCTAACGTCCTCGACGTGGAGGACTTCCGGGCGGAGGCCCGCGAACTCGAGGCCGTCATCGACGACACCGTGGCCGAACGCCTCGACACCATCATCAACCGCAACCCCAACTGTCCCGACTGTTTCGACGCCGAAACCGACGCGTGCCGGGAACTCGAAGTGGAGTGCGAGCGGCCGGCGAAGTAA
- a CDS encoding Zn-ribbon domain-containing OB-fold protein — protein sequence MTNAGHDDWLDAIDDGEGYYLACPEGHGSLPPRRVCPRCGSADIEQAPLPASGTVETYTVCYVGIPDFADEEPYATAIADFDGVRLTGVVRGIDPEDVTVGLTVEPDVGTNATTGDDLLVLRPR from the coding sequence ATGACGAACGCGGGGCACGACGACTGGCTCGACGCCATCGACGACGGGGAGGGGTACTACCTCGCCTGTCCGGAGGGCCACGGCTCGCTCCCCCCGCGCCGGGTCTGCCCCCGCTGTGGCTCGGCGGATATCGAGCAGGCTCCGCTTCCCGCGTCCGGCACCGTCGAGACGTACACCGTCTGTTACGTCGGCATCCCCGACTTCGCCGACGAGGAGCCGTACGCAACCGCCATCGCCGACTTCGACGGCGTTCGCCTGACGGGCGTCGTCCGGGGAATCGATCCCGAGGACGTGACCGTCGGTCTCACGGTCGAACCCGATGTCGGCACCAACGCGACGACCGGCGACGACCTCCTCGTGTTGCGGCCTAGGTAG
- a CDS encoding cobalamin B12-binding domain-containing protein, with the protein MSTGQEQRTVRCLVAKVGLDGHDRGAHVISRAFRDAGFEVIYSGLHRAPEEIVQAAVQEDVNVLGISILSGAHNTLVPKVVEGLKEYGAFEDTLLIVGGIIPDEDREDLKAAGVAEIFGPGTPMQETIDFVRENAPQR; encoded by the coding sequence ATGAGTACGGGGCAGGAACAACGAACCGTCCGGTGTCTCGTCGCCAAGGTCGGTCTCGACGGACACGACCGCGGAGCCCACGTCATCTCGCGAGCCTTCCGCGACGCCGGCTTCGAAGTGATCTATTCGGGGCTCCACCGGGCGCCGGAGGAGATCGTCCAGGCGGCCGTCCAGGAGGACGTGAACGTGCTCGGCATCTCGATTCTCTCTGGAGCGCACAACACGCTCGTGCCGAAGGTGGTCGAGGGGCTGAAAGAGTACGGCGCGTTCGAGGACACCCTCCTCATCGTCGGCGGGATCATCCCCGACGAGGACCGCGAAGATCTGAAGGCGGCGGGCGTCGCCGAGATATTCGGCCCCGGGACGCCGATGCAGGAGACCATCGACTTCGTCCGCGAGAACGCCCCCCAGCGATGA